TTGGGCGATGCAGCCCCGTCAACGGTCGTGTTTGCCGCAAATGCGGCGGCCACACAGGCAGAGGGTATTGGCCTGATCCTTGCTTCACCAGCGTTTCAACGGCGTTAGGAAAAATGATGACAGATCAATTCACGCGGCGTGGATTTCTTGGGAAAGCTGGCCTTCTGGGGTGCTCCCTTGCGGCGAGCCCATTGCTGACGCCAGTGACCCTAGCCAGCGCACCTTGGGACACGCGGTTGATTGTAATTATTTTGCGTGGGGGCATGGACGGGCTAGATGTGGTCCGCCCCACCGGCGACCCTGCTTATGCCGCACTGCGGCCAGGACTTTCCGCATCGGAACGCGGCCCAGATCTGGACGGGTATTTCACCCTGCATCCCGCTTTGGCAACACTTATGCCATTGTGGCGACGGCAGCAGCTTGGTTTTGTTCACGCTGTCTCAACACCTTACCGCAACAAGCGGAGCCACTTCGACGGGCAGGACATGCTCGAAGCGGGGACGGAACGTTTATCAGGCGGTGTGCGTGATGGCTGGTTGAACCGGATGCTTCAAGAGGTGCCGGATATTCGTGCGGATACGGCTTTTGCGATTGGAAACAACGATTTGCGGCTTCTCAACGGGGACGCGCCAGTGGCCAACTGGACGCCCGATGCCAATCTCAAGCTGAGCGCACAGACACAGCGGCTGGCCGAGTTGGTAATGGAAGAAGACCCGGAGATGCACGCGGCGTTGGCCGAAGCGGAAATGCTGTCGGCGGAGGGGCCAAATAAGACCGGCGGCCAGTCGCACATGAAAGTTGCCCGGTTTGTGGCATCCCGGCTTCGCGGATCAGCGCGGGTTGCAGCATTTTCGTTGAACGGTTGGGATACGCACAGATCACAAGAACGGGTTTTGAGCAGATCGCTGGAGCGGCTAGCGCAGACGATTTCAACGTTGAAATCAGATTTGGGTGAGCAGGTCTGGGGCAAGACAGCCTTGATCGCGATGACAGAGTTCGGCCGCACCGCGCGCGAAAACGGAACTGGCGGAACAGATCACGGGACGGGCGGACTGATGCTCATGGCGGGCGGTGCTGTGCGGGGAGGGCAGGTGCATGGCCGTTGGCCGGGCGTCGGTGCGGGAGCGCTTTACCAAGAGCGCGACCTGATGCCGACGCAGGATGTGCGCGCCCCTGCGGCATGGATAATGCGTGGACTGACGGGCCTAGACCGATCTGTATTTGAACGCCGTATATTCCCGGGTCTTGATATGGGAAATGATCCCAATCTGCTGCCCTGAAATACGCAGAAAATTTCAGGATTGGTTTAATACCAAAGGGATACCGTCGATTTTTGGACTAGGCGCGAGGCGACGTTACGCTTAACGTCCCGATTATGTGTTCGGATAGACCCACATCCCGCCCTCTTGGCGCTGAGCTGCCGGATTGGCGGCCTCCTCCCGTGCCTGACGGTGAGGTGCTCCAAGGGCGCTACGCAGAGCTGGAACCACTTTCGGCAGAAAAGCACGCGGCCTTGTTGTTTCGTGCCTTCGCCGGTCACGACTCTCTTTGGGATTATATGCCGAACGGGCCGTTTTCGTCAGCGTCGCAATACCACCGGTGGGTGCGCGACCACGCAGGACAGGCTGATCCGTATTTCTACGCGATCCGGAACAAACAAAGTGATCAATGGGAAGGGCTTGCCAGCTTCCTCAGGATATCCCCCGAGGCAGGTTCAATTGAAGTGGGTTACATCACTTTTTCCCCTGCGCTACAGCGCACACCGGCTGCGACCGATGCGATGTATCTGATGATGAAATGGGCCTTTGATGCCGGATATCGCCGCTATGAATGGAAGTGTAACGCTTTGAATGCGCCGTCACGTCGCGCAGCGCAGCGGTTGGGTTTCAGTTTCGAAGGTGTATTCCGGCAGGCCGCCGTTGTGAAAGGACGCAATCGGGATACCGCGTGGTTCGCCGTGATCGATCGCGAGTGGCCTGCGTTGAAAGAAGCGTTCGAAGCATGGCTCGCACCGGGCAATTTTGACGCAGACGGACAACAGCGTGAGCGGTTGGGAGATCTGACCCAATTGGTACGCGCAGCCGACGATCCGTCGCTTTAATTGCCAGCCTAAAAGACAGGTCGCTTGTTTCGGTCATCCGACCACTGCTAGATCGCGATACGTTCTGCAAGGCGGTGCTGGATCAAGCCCGCTATCCGCGCCGTTTCCGACGCAGCGGTTTTCCCCAGCGCGCGTTTCTCGGCCAGCGCTTTTGCAGCGTCTTCCAATGCGGGGTCGTCGGCAGACCGGGCAACACCGCTTAGAAATT
The Sulfitobacter noctilucicola genome window above contains:
- a CDS encoding GNAT family N-acetyltransferase yields the protein MCSDRPTSRPLGAELPDWRPPPVPDGEVLQGRYAELEPLSAEKHAALLFRAFAGHDSLWDYMPNGPFSSASQYHRWVRDHAGQADPYFYAIRNKQSDQWEGLASFLRISPEAGSIEVGYITFSPALQRTPAATDAMYLMMKWAFDAGYRRYEWKCNALNAPSRRAAQRLGFSFEGVFRQAAVVKGRNRDTAWFAVIDREWPALKEAFEAWLAPGNFDADGQQRERLGDLTQLVRAADDPSL
- a CDS encoding DUF1501 domain-containing protein yields the protein MTDQFTRRGFLGKAGLLGCSLAASPLLTPVTLASAPWDTRLIVIILRGGMDGLDVVRPTGDPAYAALRPGLSASERGPDLDGYFTLHPALATLMPLWRRQQLGFVHAVSTPYRNKRSHFDGQDMLEAGTERLSGGVRDGWLNRMLQEVPDIRADTAFAIGNNDLRLLNGDAPVANWTPDANLKLSAQTQRLAELVMEEDPEMHAALAEAEMLSAEGPNKTGGQSHMKVARFVASRLRGSARVAAFSLNGWDTHRSQERVLSRSLERLAQTISTLKSDLGEQVWGKTALIAMTEFGRTARENGTGGTDHGTGGLMLMAGGAVRGGQVHGRWPGVGAGALYQERDLMPTQDVRAPAAWIMRGLTGLDRSVFERRIFPGLDMGNDPNLLP